Proteins encoded by one window of Synechococcus sp. WH 7805:
- the psaB gene encoding photosystem I core protein PsaB, with product MATKFPSFSQGLAQDPTTRRIWYGIATAHDFESHDGMTEEKLYQKLFSTHFGHLAIIGLWVSGNLFHIAWQGNFEQWVADPLHVRPIAHAIWDPHFGQGAIDAFTQAGASSPVNIAYSGLYHWFYTIGMTTNAELYQGSIFMMILSAWALFAGWLHLQPKFRPSLAWFKNAESRLNHHLAVLFGFSSIAWTGHLVHVAIPESRGQHVGWDNFLNVMPHPAGLGPFFTGNWGVYAQNPDTMGQVFGTSEGSGTAILTFLGGFHPQTEALWLTDIAHHHLAIGVIFVIAGHMYRTNFGIGHSIREILEAHNPPQGTPGDLGAGHKGLYDTINNSLHFQLGLALASLGVVTSLVAQHMYAMPSYAFIAKDYTTQAALYTHHQYIAIFLMCGAFAHGAIFFIRDYDPEANKDNVLARMLEHKEAIISHLSWVSLFLGFHTLGLYVHNDVVVAFGTPEKQILVEPVFAQFVQAASGKAIYGFDVLLANSGGVAANANAAYMGGWMDAINGVRGSNDLFLPIGPGDFLVHHAIALGLHTTTLILVKGALDARGSKLMPDKKDFGYSFPCDGPGRGGTCDISAWDAFYLAVFWALNTVGWVTFYWHWKHLAIWQGNVAQFNESSTYLMGWFRDYLWLNSSQLINGYNPFGSNNLAVWAWMFLFGHLVWATGFMFLISWRGYWQELIETIVWAHQRTPLANLVGWRDKPVALSIVQARVVGLAHFTIGYILTYAAFLIASTSGKFG from the coding sequence ATGGCAACGAAATTTCCTTCGTTCAGCCAGGGTCTGGCACAGGACCCGACAACCCGCCGCATCTGGTACGGGATCGCCACGGCTCACGACTTCGAGAGCCATGACGGAATGACGGAGGAGAAGCTTTACCAAAAGCTCTTCTCCACCCATTTCGGCCATCTCGCGATCATCGGCCTGTGGGTTTCGGGCAACCTGTTCCACATCGCCTGGCAGGGCAACTTCGAGCAGTGGGTCGCCGACCCTCTGCACGTGCGCCCCATCGCTCACGCAATCTGGGACCCCCACTTCGGTCAAGGTGCCATTGACGCCTTCACCCAAGCGGGTGCTTCCTCCCCGGTGAACATCGCCTACTCGGGCTTGTATCACTGGTTCTACACAATCGGCATGACCACCAATGCCGAGCTGTATCAGGGCTCCATCTTCATGATGATCCTGTCAGCTTGGGCCCTGTTCGCCGGTTGGCTTCACCTCCAGCCCAAGTTCCGCCCCTCTCTGGCTTGGTTCAAAAACGCGGAATCCCGCCTGAACCACCACCTGGCTGTTCTCTTCGGCTTCAGCTCCATCGCCTGGACCGGTCACCTGGTTCACGTGGCGATTCCTGAGTCCCGCGGTCAGCACGTTGGTTGGGACAACTTCCTCAACGTGATGCCCCACCCCGCCGGTCTGGGACCCTTCTTCACCGGCAACTGGGGTGTGTATGCCCAGAATCCCGACACCATGGGCCAGGTGTTCGGAACCTCAGAAGGATCCGGCACCGCGATCCTCACCTTCCTGGGTGGTTTCCACCCTCAGACCGAGGCTCTCTGGCTCACCGACATCGCCCATCACCATCTGGCCATCGGCGTGATCTTCGTGATCGCTGGCCACATGTATCGGACGAATTTCGGCATCGGTCACTCCATCCGCGAGATCCTCGAAGCCCACAACCCCCCTCAGGGAACCCCTGGAGATCTGGGCGCAGGCCATAAGGGTCTTTACGACACCATCAACAACAGCCTGCACTTCCAGCTCGGTCTGGCCCTCGCATCCCTTGGCGTTGTCACCTCTCTGGTGGCTCAGCACATGTATGCGATGCCGTCGTATGCCTTCATCGCGAAGGACTACACAACCCAAGCCGCGCTGTACACCCATCACCAGTACATCGCCATCTTCTTGATGTGCGGTGCCTTTGCTCACGGTGCGATCTTCTTCATCCGTGACTATGACCCCGAAGCCAACAAGGACAACGTCCTGGCTCGGATGCTCGAGCACAAGGAAGCGATCATCAGCCACCTGAGCTGGGTCTCTCTCTTCCTCGGTTTCCACACCCTCGGCCTGTACGTTCACAACGATGTGGTCGTGGCTTTCGGTACCCCCGAGAAGCAGATCCTGGTGGAGCCCGTCTTCGCTCAGTTCGTTCAAGCCGCGTCCGGTAAGGCGATCTATGGCTTCGACGTTCTGCTCGCCAATTCCGGTGGTGTTGCAGCCAATGCCAATGCTGCCTACATGGGTGGCTGGATGGACGCCATTAACGGTGTGCGCGGCAGCAATGATCTGTTCCTGCCCATCGGCCCTGGTGACTTCCTTGTTCACCACGCCATCGCTCTAGGACTGCACACCACCACCCTGATCCTTGTGAAGGGTGCACTGGATGCACGTGGGTCCAAGCTGATGCCCGATAAGAAGGACTTCGGCTATTCCTTCCCCTGCGACGGCCCCGGTCGTGGAGGCACCTGCGACATCTCAGCCTGGGACGCCTTCTATCTGGCTGTCTTCTGGGCATTGAACACCGTGGGTTGGGTCACCTTCTACTGGCACTGGAAGCACCTCGCCATCTGGCAGGGCAACGTGGCTCAGTTCAACGAATCCAGCACCTACCTGATGGGCTGGTTCCGCGATTACCTCTGGCTCAATTCCTCCCAGCTGATCAACGGTTACAACCCATTCGGCAGCAACAACCTTGCCGTCTGGGCCTGGATGTTCCTGTTCGGTCACCTGGTGTGGGCCACCGGTTTCATGTTCCTGATCTCCTGGCGTGGTTATTGGCAGGAGCTGATCGAGACCATCGTCTGGGCTCACCAGCGCACGCCTCTGGCCAACCTTGTTGGCTGGCGTGACAAGCCTGTTGCGCTCTCCATCGTTCAGGCCCGTGTTGTGGGTCTCGCCCACTTCACGATCGGCTACATCCTCACGTATGCCGCATTCCTGATCGCCTCGACCTCTGGCAAGTTCGGTTGA
- the psaA gene encoding photosystem I core protein PsaA, which yields MTISPPERGSTAKTQVEKVDNPATFELFGKPGHFDRALAKGPKTTTWVWNLHANAHDFDSHTSDLEEVSRKIFSAHFGHLAVIFIWLSGAFFHGARFSNFSGWLADPTHVKPSAQVVWPVFGQEILNGDMGAGFQGIQITSGLFHVWRAWGITNETQLMSLAIGALVMAGLMLNAGVFHYHKAAPKLEWFQNVESMLNHHLAGLLGLGSLSWTGHLLHVSLPTTKLMDAIDAGQPLVLNGKTIASVADIPLPHEFFNQDLLAQLYPGFGAGIGAFFSGNWAAYSDFLTFKGGLNPVTGSMWMSDIAHHHLAIAVLFIVAGHMYRTNWGIGHSIKEILEGQKGDPLLFPATKGHDGLFEFMTTSWHAQLAVNLAMLGSLSIIVAQHMYAMPPYAYMSIDYPTQIGLFTHHMWIGGFLIVGAAAHAAIAMIRDYDPAKHVDNVLDRVLKARDALISHLNWVCIWLGFHSFGLYIHNDTMRALGRPQDMFSDSAIQLKPVFAQWIQGLHAAAAGTTAPNALAGVSEVFNGSVVAVGGKVAAAPIPLGTADFMVHHIHAFTIHVTVLILLKGVLYARNSRLIPDKANLGFRFPCDGPGRGGTCQVSAWDHVFLGLFWMYNSLSIVIFHFSWKMQSDVWGTVNADGSVQHITNGNFANSAITINGWLRDFLWAQAAQVINSYGSNTSAYGLMFLGAHFVWAFSLMFLFSGRGYWQELIESIVWAHNKLKVAPAIQPRALSITQGRAVGVAHYLLGGIATTWAFFHAHILVVG from the coding sequence ATGACCATCAGCCCACCAGAGCGTGGGAGCACCGCGAAGACTCAGGTCGAAAAGGTTGACAATCCAGCAACCTTTGAGCTGTTCGGCAAGCCCGGACACTTCGACCGTGCTCTCGCGAAAGGTCCCAAAACCACCACCTGGGTTTGGAACCTCCACGCCAATGCTCACGATTTCGACAGCCACACGAGTGACCTTGAGGAGGTCTCTCGGAAGATCTTCAGTGCTCACTTCGGCCATCTGGCCGTCATCTTCATCTGGCTGAGCGGCGCTTTCTTCCATGGAGCCCGCTTCTCCAACTTCTCCGGTTGGCTTGCCGACCCCACCCACGTGAAGCCCAGCGCTCAGGTGGTGTGGCCGGTGTTCGGCCAGGAGATCCTCAACGGCGATATGGGTGCCGGTTTCCAGGGCATCCAGATCACCTCAGGTCTCTTCCATGTTTGGCGTGCCTGGGGCATCACCAACGAAACGCAGCTGATGTCTCTTGCCATCGGCGCTCTGGTGATGGCTGGCCTGATGCTCAATGCAGGCGTTTTCCACTATCACAAAGCAGCTCCAAAGCTGGAGTGGTTCCAGAACGTTGAGTCGATGCTCAACCACCACCTCGCTGGACTGCTCGGCCTCGGGTCACTGTCCTGGACAGGTCACCTTCTCCATGTGTCCCTGCCCACCACCAAGCTGATGGATGCCATCGACGCCGGCCAGCCGCTGGTGCTTAATGGCAAGACCATCGCTTCTGTGGCGGACATTCCCCTGCCGCATGAATTCTTCAATCAGGATCTGCTGGCGCAGCTGTATCCAGGATTTGGTGCCGGTATCGGTGCTTTCTTCTCGGGTAACTGGGCTGCCTACAGCGATTTTCTCACCTTCAAGGGTGGTCTGAACCCAGTCACCGGCAGCATGTGGATGAGCGATATCGCTCATCACCATCTTGCGATCGCGGTGCTGTTCATCGTCGCCGGTCACATGTACCGCACGAACTGGGGCATCGGTCACTCCATCAAGGAGATTCTCGAAGGACAGAAGGGTGATCCCCTGCTGTTCCCTGCCACGAAGGGCCATGACGGTCTGTTCGAGTTCATGACCACGAGCTGGCACGCCCAGCTGGCTGTGAACCTCGCCATGCTCGGCTCCCTGAGCATCATCGTGGCTCAGCACATGTATGCGATGCCTCCCTACGCCTACATGTCAATCGACTATCCGACTCAGATCGGTTTGTTCACCCATCACATGTGGATTGGTGGCTTCCTGATCGTCGGTGCTGCAGCTCACGCCGCTATCGCGATGATCCGCGATTACGACCCTGCCAAGCATGTCGACAACGTGCTGGACAGGGTTTTGAAAGCTCGCGATGCCTTGATCAGCCACCTCAACTGGGTGTGCATCTGGCTTGGCTTCCATAGCTTCGGCCTCTACATCCACAACGACACCATGCGTGCTCTGGGGCGTCCCCAGGACATGTTCAGTGATTCAGCAATTCAGCTGAAGCCTGTGTTCGCACAATGGATTCAGGGTCTGCATGCCGCTGCTGCCGGCACCACCGCTCCCAACGCCCTTGCGGGTGTGAGCGAGGTGTTCAATGGATCTGTCGTTGCCGTTGGCGGCAAGGTCGCCGCAGCGCCGATCCCCCTGGGCACCGCCGATTTCATGGTGCACCACATCCACGCCTTCACGATTCACGTGACGGTGTTGATCCTGCTTAAGGGTGTGCTCTACGCCCGTAACTCCCGCCTCATCCCTGACAAGGCCAACCTCGGCTTCCGTTTCCCCTGTGACGGCCCCGGCCGTGGTGGCACCTGCCAGGTGTCCGCATGGGACCACGTGTTCCTGGGTCTGTTCTGGATGTACAACTCCCTGTCCATCGTGATCTTCCACTTCTCTTGGAAGATGCAGAGCGATGTCTGGGGAACGGTGAATGCTGACGGTTCCGTGCAGCACATCACCAACGGCAATTTCGCCAACAGCGCCATCACCATCAATGGCTGGCTGCGTGACTTCCTGTGGGCTCAGGCCGCTCAGGTGATCAACAGCTACGGCTCCAACACCAGCGCCTATGGCCTGATGTTCCTTGGTGCTCACTTCGTCTGGGCCTTCAGCCTCATGTTCCTGTTCAGCGGCCGCGGCTACTGGCAGGAGCTGATCGAGTCCATCGTCTGGGCTCACAACAAGCTGAAGGTGGCCCCGGCCATCCAGCCCCGTGCGCTGTCCATCACCCAGGGCCGTGCCGTGGGTGTCGCTCATTACCTCTTGGGCGGCATTGCGACCACATGGGCCTTCTTCCACGCCCACATCCTTGTGGTCGGCTGA
- the cobJ gene encoding precorrin-3B C(17)-methyltransferase → MATASDLLQTNWIEGRRLIVVGALGAVTRLIAPLLKDKESDPAVLVLDAQGLQVVPLLGGHRAGGEQLARDLAAALGGTAVITGDAATQGRLALDSFGEIWGFRRSGDADAWRRLMIHQAKGRPIAVRQQSGSEHWRACASASTLAFTSGADGTSELAIGPWIEAAPCRWHPATLWLGIGCERNTSHCLIERAVHQALENAGLAAEAVAGFGSIDAKSDEPALLTLAQEFDWRFRLFSASALAEVPVPTPSAVVEAEMGTASVAEAAALLAAGEDAQLLQTKRILHAGPEEQGAVTVAIAEAAQPFAPQRGELHLIGSGPGDLSLLTPDARRTLSRCAVWVGYGLYLDLLEPLRRQDQVRLDGQLTRERDRCQQALSLAQQGAKVALVSSGDSGIYGMAGLALELWMELADCSRPLFEVHPGLSALQLAAARAGAPLMHDFCTISLSDRLTPWPVIEQRLHAAATGDFVVALYNPRSKGRDWQLQRAQEILLGHRPDHTPVVMARQLGRAEEQVTLHCLNALPVNSVDMLTVLVIGNSSSTMEGGRMVTPRGYPGAELR, encoded by the coding sequence GTGGCGACAGCCAGTGACCTTTTGCAGACCAACTGGATCGAGGGCAGACGGCTGATTGTGGTCGGAGCTCTGGGAGCCGTCACCCGACTGATAGCCCCTCTTCTCAAAGACAAGGAGAGTGATCCGGCCGTTCTGGTACTCGATGCCCAGGGTCTGCAGGTGGTCCCTCTGTTGGGAGGACATCGAGCCGGAGGGGAACAACTGGCCAGGGATCTCGCAGCAGCGCTTGGAGGCACCGCTGTGATCACCGGTGATGCAGCCACTCAAGGGCGGCTTGCGCTGGACTCCTTCGGAGAGATCTGGGGGTTTCGGCGCAGTGGCGATGCCGATGCCTGGCGCCGGTTGATGATCCACCAGGCCAAGGGACGTCCGATTGCGGTGAGGCAGCAAAGCGGCAGTGAACACTGGCGTGCTTGTGCCTCAGCCAGCACCTTGGCGTTCACCTCAGGGGCGGATGGCACGTCCGAGCTGGCGATTGGTCCTTGGATTGAAGCCGCACCCTGTCGCTGGCATCCGGCCACCTTGTGGCTGGGCATCGGCTGCGAACGCAACACGAGCCATTGCCTGATCGAACGAGCCGTTCATCAAGCACTGGAGAACGCAGGGCTGGCCGCCGAAGCTGTCGCTGGCTTCGGCAGCATTGACGCCAAAAGCGATGAGCCGGCGTTACTCACCCTGGCGCAGGAATTCGACTGGAGATTTCGGCTGTTCAGCGCATCAGCCCTCGCGGAAGTGCCGGTGCCTACACCTTCGGCCGTGGTTGAAGCCGAGATGGGCACAGCATCCGTAGCGGAAGCCGCGGCTCTGCTGGCCGCTGGCGAGGATGCCCAGCTCTTGCAGACCAAACGCATCCTCCATGCAGGGCCTGAGGAACAGGGCGCTGTCACCGTGGCGATCGCCGAAGCAGCGCAGCCCTTTGCACCGCAACGGGGAGAACTGCATCTCATCGGCAGCGGCCCTGGGGATCTCAGCCTGCTCACCCCCGATGCCCGCCGCACGCTGAGCCGCTGCGCGGTCTGGGTGGGCTACGGGCTTTACCTAGATCTTCTCGAACCGCTTCGCCGCCAGGATCAGGTCCGCCTAGACGGTCAACTCACCCGCGAACGGGACCGTTGCCAGCAAGCTCTGTCCCTTGCTCAGCAGGGAGCCAAAGTGGCGCTGGTGTCATCTGGCGACAGTGGCATTTATGGCATGGCCGGGCTAGCCCTCGAGCTCTGGATGGAGCTGGCTGATTGCTCTCGTCCCTTATTCGAGGTGCATCCCGGGCTCTCCGCCCTTCAACTCGCGGCGGCCCGGGCGGGGGCTCCGCTGATGCATGACTTCTGCACCATCAGCCTCAGCGATCGCCTCACACCGTGGCCTGTGATTGAACAACGGTTGCACGCCGCAGCCACCGGCGACTTCGTGGTGGCTCTGTATAACCCACGATCGAAAGGCCGCGACTGGCAGCTGCAACGGGCCCAGGAGATTCTTCTGGGCCATCGTCCCGATCACACCCCGGTGGTGATGGCGCGTCAACTGGGCCGCGCGGAAGAACAGGTGACCCTCCATTGCCTCAACGCTCTGCCCGTCAACAGCGTGGACATGCTCACGGTGCTGGTGATCGGCAACAGCAGCAGCACCATGGAAGGCGGGCGAATGGTGACACCAAGGGGGTACCCGGGAGCCGAACTCAGATGA
- the lipA gene encoding lipoyl synthase, whose translation MTSALKPEWLRVKAPQRERIGAVADLLLDLKLNTVCQEASCPNIGECFAGGTATFLIMGPGCTRACPYCDIDFDKSVRALDPTEPERLGVAVARLGLKHVVITSVNRDDLPDGGASQFVACIEQVKQRSPLTTIELLIPDFCGNWEALATVMAAAPHVLNHNIETVPRMYRLARPQGIYERSLELLKRVRDDWPRAYSKSGLMVGLGESDEEVISTLRDLRDHRVDIVTIGQYLSPGPKHLAVERFVTPEQFDTYRRIGEEELGFLQVVSTPLTRSSYHAGEVQRLMQQHAR comes from the coding sequence ATGACATCCGCCTTGAAACCCGAGTGGTTGCGCGTGAAAGCGCCGCAGCGGGAGCGCATCGGTGCTGTTGCCGATCTTCTGCTCGACCTGAAGCTGAACACGGTCTGCCAGGAGGCCAGCTGCCCCAACATCGGCGAGTGCTTCGCCGGCGGCACCGCCACCTTTCTGATCATGGGGCCAGGCTGCACCCGCGCCTGCCCTTACTGCGACATCGACTTCGACAAGAGTGTCCGTGCGCTCGACCCCACCGAGCCGGAGCGGCTCGGGGTAGCGGTGGCGCGTTTGGGTCTGAAGCATGTGGTGATCACCTCGGTGAACCGCGACGACCTGCCGGATGGGGGAGCCTCCCAGTTCGTGGCCTGCATCGAACAAGTGAAGCAACGCTCTCCGCTCACCACGATCGAGCTGCTGATTCCCGACTTCTGCGGCAACTGGGAGGCCCTGGCCACAGTGATGGCGGCAGCACCCCATGTGCTCAACCACAACATCGAAACCGTGCCACGGATGTACCGCCTGGCTCGCCCCCAGGGCATCTACGAGCGCTCCCTGGAGCTGCTGAAGCGGGTCCGCGACGACTGGCCCAGGGCTTACAGCAAATCAGGACTGATGGTGGGCCTGGGGGAGAGCGACGAGGAAGTGATCAGCACCCTGCGGGATCTGCGCGACCATCGGGTGGACATCGTCACCATCGGCCAATACCTCTCCCCAGGCCCCAAGCACCTGGCTGTGGAACGTTTCGTGACCCCTGAGCAGTTCGACACCTACCGCCGCATCGGCGAAGAGGAACTGGGCTTTCTGCAGGTGGTGAGCACCCCCCTGACCCGCAGCAGCTATCACGCCGGCGAGGTGCAGCGGCTCATGCAACAACACGCTCGCTGA
- a CDS encoding glycosyltransferase produces the protein MRSFSSLEENTLYVFRPEGSKSPELIGVTKGENNSSLFQPLTGTEEDRRKLLTKLSTANKELTDDYDLVQALTSTPEDDCRISVNELKDWSIAGTATAALQISNITKPRIIHIIKSFSIEVNVPKTLILEGYLACHRGQGSLTIAYEQEGRKKEELINFDARKKGGQEVRGYSHFSIPIKADQGKITINGYLKHQRETEKNTKDCFYFIGGLSIRPQEQDQQTCKPRTNGHPPDSTNAHLYKIKVPKFTHQSDDSLYLEWSDGEREKAFSPVKESATFQANFNHTVTITAEKEDSLMCLYVNEKLAKIFKFSGPEMRLSLPPKFLKGEPAIASLTDACGAQIYDQIAISPPRLMVEEDFLIEEGRKIFPMDFSLRNSYRQESIKNNLIYGSKKDSNSLVTAIKTLDLNHKTLTLEPITFPERADQPEASIIIPAHNKVEVTYYCLCSLLLSVNKHDFEIIVIDDGSSDETCELEKIIKGITVLHNKKPLRFIECCNAGVSIAKSDYVVLLNNDTEVTSGWLDALIDGFERFDQVGLVGSRLLYPDGTLQDAGGIVWKSGDPWNYGHGQNPWDPRFSYARQVDYLSGAAMMTTKKIWDEVGGFSDYLKPMYFEDTDFSFKIREAGYKTYYIPESTIYHFEGLTSGTDTSQGYKRYQEVNRPKFKKRWSQTFSTHSPIGNQPDLEKDRNIVGRVLFIDHQMPRGDRDAGSYAALQEIKLFQSLGFKATFIPESLQDLGGYKSALQNDGVEVITAPFYLSTDSFLEERGSEFDVIYVTRYTILSSCVESIKRHCGSAKIILCNADLHFLRELRAAARTRNIELINQAKETQVNEMLMMMQADIVISYNEIEHSVIFSHSEGNIQPLACPWVVEAPKRIIDPSIKRQGLSFLGSFNHPPNKEGIEWFINTVFCHLSTNINLHVYGSGMSATDKEDLTADHVYPVGFVEDIHNAFDHHKIFIAPLLSGAGIKGKVLSAAAHGIPTILSPVAAEGTGLRNGEECLVAETVDEWEEAIHHLLNDEELWLKISEKAQKFVIDNYSFKTGREKMRRILESIDIYSSLP, from the coding sequence ATGCGTTCTTTCAGCAGCCTGGAAGAAAATACTCTTTACGTTTTCAGGCCTGAAGGCAGCAAATCCCCCGAACTCATTGGTGTCACCAAAGGGGAAAACAATTCATCACTGTTTCAGCCTTTAACCGGCACAGAAGAAGACAGAAGAAAACTTCTCACAAAACTCTCAACAGCAAACAAAGAACTCACAGATGACTATGACTTAGTCCAAGCACTGACATCCACACCCGAAGACGATTGCAGAATTTCAGTCAATGAATTAAAGGACTGGTCGATCGCAGGAACAGCAACCGCCGCCTTACAAATAAGCAACATTACAAAACCCAGAATAATCCATATAATCAAATCTTTTTCAATCGAAGTCAACGTCCCTAAAACGCTCATCCTGGAAGGCTATCTTGCCTGCCACCGCGGCCAAGGATCGCTGACAATCGCATACGAACAGGAAGGGAGAAAAAAAGAAGAGCTTATTAACTTCGACGCCAGGAAAAAGGGCGGCCAAGAAGTCAGGGGTTATTCACATTTTTCAATTCCGATCAAAGCCGATCAAGGCAAGATAACAATCAATGGCTACCTCAAACACCAGCGCGAGACCGAGAAGAACACCAAGGACTGCTTTTATTTTATAGGTGGGCTATCAATAAGACCCCAGGAACAGGATCAACAGACCTGCAAACCAAGGACCAATGGCCACCCTCCCGACAGCACAAATGCTCATTTATACAAAATAAAAGTCCCTAAATTCACGCACCAATCAGACGACTCTCTATATCTTGAATGGTCAGACGGAGAAAGAGAGAAGGCTTTTTCCCCTGTCAAGGAATCAGCCACTTTCCAGGCTAATTTTAATCATACCGTCACAATCACCGCTGAGAAGGAAGACTCTTTAATGTGCTTATACGTCAACGAGAAGCTTGCCAAAATATTCAAGTTTTCAGGCCCGGAAATGCGACTTTCTCTTCCGCCGAAGTTTTTGAAAGGCGAACCAGCCATTGCAAGCTTAACAGATGCGTGTGGGGCTCAAATTTACGATCAAATAGCAATCAGCCCGCCACGCTTGATGGTGGAAGAAGATTTTTTAATTGAAGAAGGCAGAAAAATCTTTCCCATGGATTTCAGCCTAAGGAATTCTTATCGACAAGAATCGATCAAAAACAACTTAATTTATGGCTCGAAAAAAGATTCAAATTCGCTGGTAACAGCAATTAAAACTCTTGACCTCAATCACAAGACACTAACACTTGAACCAATCACTTTTCCAGAGCGCGCAGATCAGCCAGAAGCATCGATCATCATCCCCGCGCACAACAAAGTAGAAGTCACTTACTACTGCCTCTGCTCTCTCTTGTTATCCGTCAACAAACACGACTTTGAGATCATTGTTATTGACGATGGCTCCAGCGACGAGACGTGTGAGCTGGAAAAAATCATCAAAGGAATCACTGTTCTTCACAACAAAAAACCTCTACGATTTATAGAGTGCTGCAATGCAGGTGTTTCAATTGCCAAGTCTGATTATGTTGTGCTTCTGAACAATGACACAGAAGTGACATCTGGCTGGCTTGACGCTCTCATCGATGGGTTCGAGCGCTTCGATCAGGTTGGCTTAGTGGGGTCAAGACTTCTCTATCCGGATGGAACCCTCCAAGATGCTGGAGGAATTGTCTGGAAGTCTGGTGATCCCTGGAATTATGGACATGGACAGAATCCTTGGGATCCAAGATTTAGTTACGCACGCCAAGTTGATTACCTATCTGGCGCAGCAATGATGACCACTAAAAAAATCTGGGATGAAGTTGGAGGGTTCTCTGATTACTTGAAACCAATGTACTTTGAAGACACAGATTTTTCTTTCAAGATTCGAGAAGCAGGCTATAAAACATATTATATTCCTGAATCAACGATCTATCACTTCGAGGGCCTAACGAGCGGAACAGACACAAGTCAAGGTTACAAGCGTTATCAAGAAGTCAATCGCCCGAAATTCAAAAAACGCTGGTCGCAAACCTTTTCAACACATAGCCCTATCGGCAATCAACCAGATCTTGAGAAAGACAGAAATATCGTAGGCCGAGTGCTGTTCATCGATCATCAAATGCCACGGGGAGATCGCGATGCAGGGTCCTATGCGGCACTTCAAGAGATTAAACTCTTTCAATCGCTTGGCTTCAAAGCAACGTTCATCCCTGAAAGCCTTCAAGATCTTGGTGGATACAAAAGTGCGCTTCAAAATGATGGCGTCGAGGTCATCACAGCTCCATTTTATTTATCGACTGATTCGTTCCTCGAAGAAAGAGGCTCAGAATTTGACGTCATATACGTAACAAGATATACAATTTTGTCCTCTTGCGTCGAATCAATTAAGCGTCATTGTGGCAGCGCAAAAATCATACTATGCAATGCAGATTTGCATTTTTTACGTGAACTCAGGGCTGCAGCAAGAACAAGAAACATAGAGCTCATCAATCAAGCAAAGGAAACACAGGTCAATGAAATGTTGATGATGATGCAGGCTGACATCGTTATAAGCTATAACGAAATAGAGCATAGCGTTATTTTCAGCCATTCCGAGGGAAATATTCAACCATTAGCATGCCCTTGGGTGGTAGAAGCACCAAAGCGAATCATTGATCCAAGCATCAAAAGGCAAGGACTTTCTTTCCTTGGAAGCTTCAACCATCCACCCAACAAGGAGGGAATTGAGTGGTTTATCAACACCGTATTTTGTCACCTTAGTACAAATATCAATCTTCACGTATATGGAAGCGGCATGTCAGCAACAGACAAGGAAGATTTAACCGCTGACCATGTTTATCCAGTCGGCTTTGTTGAAGATATCCATAATGCTTTTGATCACCACAAAATTTTCATTGCACCATTACTCAGTGGAGCTGGGATTAAAGGAAAAGTCTTGAGCGCAGCAGCACATGGCATCCCAACGATTCTTTCACCAGTTGCGGCCGAAGGCACTGGTCTGCGCAATGGCGAAGAGTGCCTTGTTGCTGAGACAGTAGATGAATGGGAAGAGGCGATTCATCATTTATTAAATGATGAGGAATTATGGCTTAAAATATCAGAAAAAGCACAAAAATTCGTCATTGATAATTACTCATTCAAAACAGGCAGGGAAAAGATGAGGAGAATACTGGAATCAATTGACATCTACTCTTCTTTGCCTTAG
- a CDS encoding sulfotransferase family 2 domain-containing protein, with translation MRTIILHYHLFKNAGTSIDEILKSNFKQQWITKEFKSAKDNSDDVKAWILDNPEAIAFSSHTMTGPIPKILNTNIISIIMLRNPIRRIISAYKFERNQKVDNWGANLAKKVNFEDYVVTRLLKDGDTQCRNFQSERLATMTLARAHQKERAIAALDSFSMVGIVEEFEKSLTLMESMLQDQFSDFKVHLTHTNRSNNFEIEFSPSLNQLLHECNKNDKQVWKVGRERLAESMRHFLNTNAATSHTEA, from the coding sequence ATGCGTACAATCATTTTACACTACCATTTGTTCAAAAATGCGGGAACCTCCATTGATGAAATTTTAAAAAGCAATTTCAAACAGCAATGGATCACAAAAGAATTTAAGTCTGCCAAAGACAACTCGGATGATGTTAAAGCTTGGATTCTGGACAATCCTGAAGCCATAGCATTCTCATCACACACGATGACTGGACCAATACCAAAAATCTTAAACACCAACATTATTTCGATTATTATGCTCAGGAATCCGATCCGTAGAATCATCTCTGCATATAAATTTGAACGTAATCAAAAGGTTGATAATTGGGGCGCCAACCTAGCAAAGAAGGTCAATTTTGAAGATTACGTTGTCACACGTCTTTTAAAAGATGGCGATACGCAATGCCGCAACTTTCAGAGTGAACGCTTAGCAACAATGACGCTCGCTCGAGCTCATCAAAAAGAGCGTGCTATCGCAGCACTTGATAGTTTCTCAATGGTTGGAATTGTCGAAGAATTCGAAAAGTCCTTAACACTAATGGAATCAATGTTGCAAGATCAATTCTCAGACTTCAAGGTTCACTTGACCCACACAAATCGATCGAATAATTTCGAAATAGAATTCAGCCCTTCTTTAAATCAACTGCTTCACGAATGCAATAAAAATGATAAGCAGGTATGGAAAGTCGGCCGAGAAAGACTGGCGGAATCGATGCGTCACTTCCTTAATACAAACGCGGCAACATCACATACCGAAGCCTAA